The following coding sequences are from one Polyodon spathula isolate WHYD16114869_AA chromosome 7, ASM1765450v1, whole genome shotgun sequence window:
- the LOC121318278 gene encoding unique cartilage matrix-associated protein, protein MNWNQIIFISLLAMVLILAIASEAESAAVRTDKSDIKTEDGENMKRRIFMQESEATAFLKRRSRRSTKSKDEVNAENRQRLAADERRREYYEEQRNEFENYVEEERDEQQERNREKTEQWREYHYDGLYPSYQYNRHHI, encoded by the exons ATGAACTGGAATCAGATCATCTTCATCTCTTTGCTTGCAATGGTTTTAATACTGGCAA ttgcCAGTGAAGCTGAAAGTGCAGCTGTACGAACTGACAAGTCAGACATTAAGACAGAGGATGGGGAAA ATATGAAAAGGAGGATTTTCATGCAGGAATCTGAAGCAACTGCCTTTTTAAAACGACGTAGCAGGAGATCCACAAAGTCCAAAGATGAAGTGAATG CTGAGAACAGGCAGAGACTAGCTGCGGATGAGCGCAGGAGGGAGTATTACGAAGAGCAGAGAAATGAATTTGAAAACTATGTAGAGGAGGAGCGTGATG AGCAGCAGGAGAGAAACCGTGAGAAGACTGAACAGTGGCGTGAGTACCACTATGACGGCCTCTACCCATCTTACCAGTACAACCGTCACCACATTTAA